The DNA window CCACAGCCGGTTGGGCCCAAGCTCGAAGCCGATGGCCGGCGCCTTGGCGGTGAATGGCTTCAGGCCAACGACGTCACGGTAGAAGGCGATCGTCGCCTCATACTGGTGCGGCGGTACCTTCATGGCGATATTGATGCCGCCCGTGATTTCTGCGGTCATTGCTGGCTCCATCGTTCAGATATTGGTCTCGTTGGCGGGTTCGCCCTTCATCTCGCTGCGATAGTAGCCGTCGCGCAAATTGATGCCGTACTCGACATAGGCCTTCATGCAGGCCAGCATCTGCGACCAGCCCTCGCAGTTGAGGTAGGACTTCTTCAGGCCGACCGCGCCTTCCTGCCAGCCGCTCTCGGCGATGGTGACGAAGGTGCCGCCATCGTCCAGCGGCTCGAAGTTCATCTCGATGCGGGTCTTGTATGCGGGTTTGCCGTCGGCGTCGGTGGCATCCCAGCGCAGCACGATGCGGCTATCCTTGATCACTTCGTCGACCTCGACGGGCACCTTGCCCCACCAGACGACGCCGGCGCCGGCCACCAACGGCGCGCTGGCGCCGCCGATCGTGGTGAAATAGCCGCTCAGCTTCTTCGGATTGACGACCGCGTCGAAGACGTCGGCGACCGGCTTGCCGATGCGGCCGGAAACCCTGAACCCAAGCGACATATCCACAGCTCCTTGCCTTGATTGGCGCAACGATATGTTATAGAAACATAACATGTCAAGCCGATCGCAAGACGACAATGTTTTCAAGGCGCTGGCGCATCCGCGCCGGCGCGAAATGCTGGATCAACTGAAGGATACGCCGAAGACGACCGGCATGCTGTGCGAGGCCTTTCCCGATATCGATCGCTGCACCGTCATGCTGCATCTGAAGGTGCTGGAGGAGGCCGAGCTGATTGTCGCGCGGCGCGACGGACGCGAGCGCTGGAACCATCTCAACGCGCTGCCGATCAAGCAGATCCACGACCGCTGGATCAGCCAGTATGCCGGCCATGCGCTCAGCATCATCGACCGGCTGAAATCCGATCTGGAGGCGTGAACGCTCGCAGCAGCCCATGTCGTGCTTCCCATGCGCGGCGCGGCTGGACGAATTGAGCCGATTTATCTATAAGCCGGCCATTCCGACAGAGAACGCCGTGCTTCCACGAGTTGCACCTGGGACGCTCTGAAATTTTGAATTCGGGCATTGCGGAAGACGAGGTGAGATCACCCCGCTTCGGGATGCTCTAGCCGAGAAGACGACAGGGGTGCCATGGCTGGCCATTCACAGTTCAAGAACATCATGCACCGCAAGGGCCGCCAGGATGCGGTGCGGTCGAAAATGTTTTCCAAGCTGGCGCGCGAAATCACCGTCGCCGCCAAGAGCGGAACGCCCGATCCATCGATGAACCCGCGCTTGCGATTGGCGATCCAGAACGCCAAGGCGGTGTCGATGCCGAAGGACAACATCCAGCGCGCCGTCAACAAGGCCTCGATGGGCGATGCCGAGAACTACGAAGCCGTGCGCTATGAGGGCTATGGTCCCGGCGGCGTTGCCGTCATCGTCGAGGCGCTGACCGACAACCGCAACCGCTCGGCGTCGAATGTGCGCGCCGCCTTCACCAAGGCCGGCGGGGCGATGGGCGAAACCGGCTCGGTGTCGTTCATGTGGGACCGCGCCGGCGAGATCTACTATCCGGCCTCGGCCGGCAGCGCCGACAAGATCATGGATGCGGCGATCGAGGCCGGCGCCGATGATGTCGAGTCGGACGAGGAAGGCCACACCATCTATTGCGCCTTCGAAAATCTCGGCGAGGTGTCGAAGGCGCTGGAAGGCGCGCTCGGCGAAGCTGAATCGGTGAAGCCGATCTGGCGGCCGCAAAACAATGTTCCGGTCGACGAGGAGCGGGCACAGTCCCTGATGAAGCTGGTTGCCACGCTCGAGGATGACGATGATGTGCAGAGCGTCTACGCCAACTTCGAAGTCGATGACGAGACCATGGCCAAGCTCAGCGCGGCATGAGCGAAGCTCAGCCAGACATGAGCGAGCAGCTCCTCCCCGCCATCCGGATAACCTATTGCACGCAATGCCAGTGGCTGCTGCGTGCGGGCTGGATGGCGCAAGAGCTGCTGTCGACCTTCGGCACCGATCTGGGCGAGGTCACCTTGGTGCCCGGCACTGGCGGCATCTTCACCATTTCCTGCAATGACGTGCTGGTCTGGGACCGCAAGCGCGATGGTGGCTTTCCGGACGCAGCCAAGCTCAAGCAACTGGTCCGCGATGTCATCGACCCGGATCGCGATCTAGGCCATTCCGACCGCAAGGCCTAAATCTGCGTCGATATTCAGGTGAGGCCGGCCTGCAAATGGCGGATACCTGCGCTTCCGGTGCTCACGTACTTGAGTACGCTCCGCTCCGGTTCTTGGTATCCACCATTTTCGACTCGGCCTGACCTGAATCTCAACGCAGCTTACTTCATCAACGACTTTCTAGAGCAATGCCAAGATGAAGCAGGCCATCGCCACGATGGCGGTGATGGTGCGGACGTGGTTCCACATCACCCATTGGCTCAGATGGTTCGCCCACACGGCGGCGCCATTGCTGCTGGCCGGGTCTACGGCGGCGAGCGCATCGTTGAGCGGCACATTGAAGACCATGGTCACGATCGGGTTGCCGATCACGTAGATCACCGCGCCGGCAAGCAACCAGTACGAGCCGGACTGGCTCCAGCCCATGATGGCGGCGGCGATAAGCACCAGACACAGCAGGCCGGTGCCGAAGAGCGCGGTCATGAAGGTCGGGGTGATCACCGTGATGTTGATCGAATTCATCGCGGCGATGCCGCTTGGAACGGGCAGCCGGGCAAGCGCCGCCATGACGAAATTGGAAAAGGCGAAGAACACGCCGCCGACGACGCCCGAGCCGATTGCGGCAATGATGGTGAGGGTGGGAAGAAGCTTGGTCATCTCAGTTGCTCCAGATTCGGCTAGCGGCGGTTTCGGTTGCGTAGGCGGAAAAGTCTTTCGGCGTGCGGCCGAGCACGCGCTGGACGCCGTCGGTCAGCGTCTCGTTGCGGCCGTCGAGCACTTCGGTGAACAGCTCGTTGAGCAGCCAGGCGATTTCGGGCGGCAGTTCATGCGCAGCCATCGCGGCGGTGAATTCTTCATGCGAGATCCTGACAAAGCGGATGTCGCGGCCGGCCGCCTTGGCGATCTCGGCGACCGCGTCGGCGAAGCTCAGCAGCCGCGGCCCGGTCAGCTCGTAGAGCTGGCCGACATGGCCTGGCTCGGTCAGCGCGACGAAGGCGGCTTCGGCGATGTCGTCGACATCGACGAACGGCTCGCCGACATTGCTGACTGGCAAGGCTACTTCGCCTTCCAGCAAGGGCTCGACGAGAAAACCTTCGCTGAAATTCTGCGAGAACCAGGCGCAGCGCAGAATCGTCCAGTCGGCGCCCGAGGCCTTCAGCATCTCCTCGGCGCGCTGGGCTTCGGTCTCGCCGCGGCCGGACAGCAGCACCAGCCGGCTGACGCCATTGGCCACGGCAAGCCTGGCGAACGCGCCGACGGTTTCGGCGGCACCGGGCACGGCGATGTCGGGATAGTAGCTGATGTAGACGGCACTCACGCCTTGCATTGCGGGGCCCCAGGTCGCGGGAACTTCCCAGTCGAAGCGCGGGGCGCCGGAACGCGAGCCGATCCGCACCGGCAGGCCGCGAGCGGTCAGACGGTCGGCGAGACGGCGGCCGGTTTTTCCGGTGCCGCCGAGGATCAGAATTGGTTTCAATGTCGTGTCAGTCATTTCGGGTTCCTCCGTTTTGAAAATATGAGCAATCCTCACATTTGCAAAACGTGATAAACCCTCGTATTTTGCGAGTCAAGCGATTTTGCCGGCATTGGAGTCAGTCATGGAAGACACGGCCACGCCGGTTTCCCCGCAGGAGCAGATTGCTTCACCGCGCCGGGCGCCCAGCCAGCAGCGCAGCCGCGAGCGGGTCGAGCGCATGCTGGCCGCTGCCTCGGCGCTGATTGCCGAGCAAGGCAGCGATGCCATGCGCATGGGTGAGGTGGCGGAACGGGCAGGAGTGTCGATCGGTTCGCTCTACCAGTTCTTTCCGGACAAGCGGGCGATCATCTGGGCGCTGGCCGAGCGCCACACCACAGAGAGCCAGGCCTGCATCTCGGCAGCACTTGCCGGCGTCGGCGACGCCGAAGGCCTGGGCCAGGCATTTTCGGAACTGGTCGATATCTATTACCGGCTGTTCCTGGCCGAACCGGTGATGCGCGATATCTGGTCGGGCACGCAGGCCGACAAGGCGCTGCGCCAGCTCGAACTCGCCGACAGCCGCGCCAACGCCGAATTCCTCACCGCGGTGCTCAGGCGGCTACGGCCCACGGCCGATCCGACGGCACTGGAAACCACGGCGTTCCTGGTCTGGCAAATGGGCGAGGCCGCCATGCGGCTGGCGATCTCGGTCGAGCGGCAGGAGGGCGACAGGCTGGTCGCCGCCTACAAGCGCATGGCGCTCAGGGAATTGCTGGGGACCTGAGAACGGCTCGCCGGAGCCAGCGGGCGGTCGAGCGCGCTCAACCAGCGCGCGCTGTCGTCGGATCTTCACCGTTCAATGGCTGATGCTGTTGCCGCCAGACCTTCGGCCCCAACCCTGTCACCCGCAGAAACTCGCGATTGAAGTTCGACTTGCTGAGGAAGCCGGCGTCGAACATGACGCGGGTGATCGGCTCGTCTGTCGCCGCCAGCAGGCGGCAGGCCTCGCCGATCCGCTGGTTGTTGACGTACTGCGATACGCTCATCTGGTGGATGCGGTTGATCGCCGACGATACTTGCCGCGCCGGCAGGCCGAGCCGCCTGGCGATGCGTCCAAGGTTGAGATCGACATCCTTGTAGAGCGCTTTCGACTGCATCAGCATGTCCACCGCCGCCGCGACAGCGGAATCTTCGCTGGTTGCCCGCGGCGTGGTTTCAGCACGAGGCGCATCATCGTCGTCGTCTCCGTCAAAAGCAGCGGCTTCGCTGGCGACCGCGGCAGCGCCGCCGAGCAGCAACAGCGCCAGCACGTTGCCGCCGGCTATGACCGCGCCGGAATGAGCGCCGCCGGTCCACTGCATGTCTAGGCTGATGATGATGTCGGTGACCGGCGACGCGAGGATCGCCACCGCCGTCACCCACAGCGATCGGTAGGACCGCAAGACGCCGTCGAGGCGCGATTCGACCAGGATATCCGGACCGGCCAGCGCAAGCCAAAGAAGCGCGAGCCCATATGACAGGAACACCAGGATGATCACCGGCCCGACCGGCTCGCGCCAGAAGATCAGCAGCAGGGCAACCAGGCAGGCCGGCAGCAGATGCGGCCATAGCCGTGCCAGGCGATGCTCCGACCGTTCCTTCGTCAGGCCGCTGAAGGCGATCCAGGCTAGCGGCGCGATCAGCGTCGCCAGCACCGACAGGACCGGCATGACGACCCTGACGTCATAGCCCCAGCGAATACCGATCAGCACCGACTGCAAGGCATAGACCGCCATCAGCAGCATGAAAGAGATGTTCTCGCGCAGGTCGGCCTCGTTTCGGCGGATCATCTGCATGAGCAGGATGACGAGCAACAGGGAGACGACGAACGGCAGGGGAATGAAGATCATGATCGCAAGCGTGATTCCAGGGCGGACAACAACCGACAATGACCCGGATTGCGTTCGCGGTCGTCCCGGATCGTGATCAAGGTCGCGGAAATCGACGTCTCGGATCATTTCAACAGCGCACGGTCCAGTCGGGATCGCCACCCATGATCGGAGACAATGATGAAATCCGCAATTCTTGCCTTGCTGCCCTTTGCCGGCGTTGCCCTGGCATCGCCGGGGACCGGTGATGCCGCCAAGACACTCGATCTCGCCGGGGTGACCGCTGTCGTCATCACCGGCGAGGCAAGTTCCGTCCGGCTTACCACCTCGGCAACCGCGCCGTATCAGGCGACGATCAACAGCCGCCGCGAAGGCTGGTTTGCCGGCTGGTATTCGAGTTGGTTCGTCAATGACTGCCGTACCGCCAGCGACATGAAGCGGGAGGCCTCGGCGCTGCGTATCGACGTCGCGCCGTCCGCATGGCTGGACCCTTCGGACTGCAGGGTCGAGATCAATGCCAACATCCCGCCCGAGAGTTCAGTGTCGATCGACCAGGCAGCGCTGCGCGCCAAAATGATTGGGAATTTTTCCGCCATCACCATAACCGGCAAAGCGGCCGACGTTTCGCTCGACGGGCATGCTTCGACCGTCGATCTCAAGGGCGAGGCGCTGAAAGTCTATCTCGCCTTCGCAAACGTCAGGCAGGATGAGAACATCGCGATTGCCGGCAGGGCACTGGATGCCACGCTGGCCTTCGGCCAGCAGGTTCCGATCAGCTATTCGGTAACAGCGTCGGCGTCCTTCGTCGACAGTTCGCTTCCCAATACTGCCAGGGCCAAGCCCTCGGTCGTCATCAAGGGCGATTTTGTCCGCGCGACGATCCGCTGACAAGCGCAGGCCGCACAATATTTCGACGTATAGGGAAAGCTATACGCCGAAATATTCCTGTAGCATTTCCGCGCGCTCATCCTCTGTGCACATCGCCATGCGGCCGAGGTTCAAGCGGCCCCGATAAAGCGCGATGACGGACAAGGCGCAGTTCACCGTCTCGTCATTGGTAGAAGTTGCCAGATCCCGCAATGCCAAATGCAGGAGCGTTCGCCACGCTGCCTTGTAGTGCGGTTCGATCCAAGCAGGAACCTGCGGATTTCGGTCGTAGAGCAGTCGCGCCTCTTCGATCGTTGCGACCAAACCATAGGCACCCCAGTAAGCCGGAGCGTGAGCTTCGGAGATGCGAACAATTTCAACAACCGCAGCATAAGACGCGTCTCCAACGTCCCCTTGGTGATGCAACTCATTCCAAAGTTCGTCCCAGACCGTTTTGTCATCATAGCGAAGGGCCAGTGTTCGCAAGGCCGGTCGAGGATCGTAGGCCACCTTGTATCCACCTTTAAGGCCGGACCATCGGCCATCGTCGAGAATAGACATCTTGCCCTCCGAGAACCATTGCGTTCCACCAAGGCTGCCCGCGGTCAACAAAAAACCCGCCACAAGGGCGGGTTTTCGATCTGCGAAAAGGTCGTCGGGCTTAGAGGCCGAAACCTTCGAAACGCTTCTTGAACTTCGACAGGCGGCCGCCGCGGTCGAGCAGGGTCTGCTGGCCGCCGGTCCAGGCCGGGTGGGTGGTCGGGTCGATATCGAGGTTCATCGTATCGCCTTCCTTGCCCCAGGTCGAACGGGTCATGTATTCGGTGCCGTCGGTCATGACGACCTTGATGGTGTGGTAATCGGGATGGATGTCGGTCTTCATGGGTTCGGTTCCTGGCTTGCCGGCGCTGCCGACGGGCATAAGCCTGCGTCGATGCGCCCCTTTTTAAAACTCGAAGCCGCAGCTATTGAGGAGCCACGGCTTCTAAAACGGTCGGCGAGCCTATACATCAGCCGGAATTGAATCACAAGGCCGCGGCAAGCGCATATTGAGGCGCATACCCTAAGGGCGGCTAGAGGAAACATCGGGATGGCGCAAATCAGCAGCGCAGACGAGCGCAGGCGCTCGCTCAAGCCGCTCAGGCGCCTGTTTCCTTACATCACGCAGTATCGCAGGCTGGTCATCGGCGCCGTCATCTCGCTGGTCATCGCCGCGGCAACGACGCTGGCGCTGCCGCTGGCGGTGCGACGCATGATCGATCATGGCTTCTCGTCGGCCAGCACCACTTTCATCGCCGAATATTTCGCAGCACTGGTGGCGATGGCCGCCCTGCTGGCGGCGGCATCGGCCGGCCGCTACTATTTCGTCATCACGCTCGGCGAGCGCGTCGTCGCCGACATCCGCCGCGATGTCTTTGCCCATGTCACGACGCTGTCGCCTTCCTTCTTCGACACCGCCCAGTCGGGCGAGATCGTGTCGCGGCTCGCCGCCGACACGACGCAGGTCAAGTCGGCGGTCGGAGCGACGGCCTCGGTGGCGCTGCGCAACGTCATCCTCGGTCTCGGCGCGGTGGGGATGATGGTCATCACCAGCCCGAAACTGTCGGGCCTCGTCATTGCCGCTATTCCCGTCATCGTGCTGCCGCTGGTCGCCTTCGGCCGTTCGGTGCGCGCCAAGTCGCGGCAGGCGCAGGATACGCTTGCCGATGCCACCGCCTATGCCAGCGAGCAGATCGGCGCGGTGCGCACGCTGCAGGCCTTCACCAACGAGAAGCTGGTCACCGGCCATTTCTCCGCCGCGGTGGAAGCCGCTTTCGAGGCGGCACGCGGCTCGATCTTCGCGCGCTCCTTCCTCACCTTCTTTGCCATTTTCACCATCTTCTCGTCCGTCGTGGCGGTGCTGTGGTTCGGCTCGCGCGATGTGCTCGAAGGCTCGATATCGCCGGGCACGCTCGGTCAGTTCCTGCTCTATTCGGTGTTTGCCGCCGGCGCGCTGGGCGCGCTGTCCGAAGTCTGGGGCGAGCTTGCGCAAGCAGCGGGTGCGGCCGAACGGCTGACCGAGATCCTGGCCGAGAAGCCGGCGATCCAGGCCCCGGCCGATCCGAAGCCGCTGCCTGCGGTCGCCAAGGGCGCGATCGTCTTCGACAATGTCTCCTTCTCCTATCCGGCAAGGCCCGACCGCGCCGCCGTGCACGGCTTGAGCTTTCAGGTCATGCCTGGCGAGACGGTGGCGATCGTCGGGCCGTCAGGGGCCGGCAAGAGCACGGTCTTTTCGCTGATCCTGCGTTTCTACGATCCCGAAACCGGCAAGATCCTGATCGACGGCGTCGATGTGCGCGAGGCCGATCCCGTTTCCGTCCGCGAGCGCATCGCCATCGTGCCGCAGGACGTCACCATTTTTGCGGCAAGCGCGCGTGACAATATCGGCTTTGGCCGGCCGGGCGCCAGCAAGGCCGAGATCGAAACGGCGGCGAAGGATGCGCTTGCCGACGAATTCATCCTCAAGCTCGAAAAGGGCTATGACAGCCAGGTCGGCGAACGCGGCGTGACGCTGTCCGGCGGCCAGCGCCAGCGGGTGGCGATCGCCCGCGCCATCCTGCGCGACGCGCCGATCCTGCTGCTCGACGAGGCGACCTCCGCGCTCGACGCCGAAAGCGAGACGCTGGTGCAGATGGCGCTGGAACGCCTGATGCAGGGCCGCACCACGATCGTCATCGCGCACCGGCTGGCAACGGTGCTTAAGGCCGACAGGATCCTGGTCATGGATGGCGGCTCGATCGTCGAGGAAGGCACGCATCAGAGCCTGGTCGCCAAGGGCGGCATCTATGCGCGGCTGGCCAAGCTGCAGTTCGAAACCGGCGCCAGCGCCTTCAGGGGCGCGGCGGAGTAAGCTCAGCTCAGTCCGGTTTCCTTGGTATCTTCGAACACGTCGAAGGCGCGGCCATCCCACTTCATTCGCTGGAGGCGAAGGAAATCGGTAGTGCTTTCACCTTGAGTGCTGGATTCGCGGGGCAACTCGTCCAGCATTTTCTTAAGGCGCTTGACCGCAACGGCACGCAACGCTTGATCTATTGCCTTCTCCACGAAGCGACTCCTACGATGCGTTCTCCCAACTCCTCATACGGAAACACTGCGTCAGACCTTTCCGTATCGCTGCTTCAGATGGTTCACGAAATACGCGGCGTTGAGCTTTTCGCCGGTGGCGCGTTCGAGCAGGTCCGGCGTCGACCAGCGTGACGCCTGCGACCAGATTTTTTGGCGGCGCCAGTCGTTGATCGCCTCGAAATTGCCTTTGGCGAGATCCTCGTCGGCAGCGGGATGTTCCCGCGTCAGCGCCGCCCATTGCTGGGCCGCCATCATCGCGCCCAGCGTGTAGGAGGGGAAATAGCCGAAGGCGGCGCCTGGCCAATGCACGTCCTGCATCGGCCCGTCGGCGGGGTTGTCGATGGTGGAAAGGCCGAGATAGTCGCGCATCTTGGCGTCCCAGGCTTCGGGCAGGTCGGCCACTTCAAGCCTGCCCGCGACGAGCTCCTGCTCCAGTTCGTAGCGCAGGATGACATGCAGGGGATAGGTCACCTCGTCGGCATCGACACGGATCAGGCCGCGCTCGACGCGATGCACATGCGGCAGGATGTCGTCGAGCGACCAGGCTTCGCCGAGATGCTTTTCGACCACCGGCAGCGCCCAGCGCCAGAAGGCCGGGTTGCGGCCGAGCTGCTTTTCGACGAACAGGCTCTGGCTTTCATGCACGGCCATGCCGCGCGCCTTGCCGAGCGGCCACTGCGACCACGCCTTCGGCAGGTTCTGTTCGTAAAGCGCATGGCCGGTCTCGTGCAGCACGCCCATCAGCGCCGACAGGAAATCGGAGGTCTTGTAGCGGGTTGTGATGCGCACGTCGCTCGGCACGCCGCCGCAGAATGGGTGGTGCGACACCGACAGCGACCCGTGCGTCAGGTCGAAGCCGACCGCCGCCATCATGGCGAGGCCGAGTTCGCGCTGCCGGTCGATCGCATAGGTGCCTGAGAGCGGCTTCAACAGGCGCTTGCGCAGCCGCGCGTCCTGGATCGCCAGCGCCTCCGGCACAAAGCTTTTCAGGAAAGCCTTCAGGTCGGTGAAAACAGGCGTGATGTCGGCGGTGCGGTTGCCAGGATCGTATTGCTCCATCAGCGCGTCATAGGGGGCGAGGCCGAGCACGTCGGCACGCAGCGCCGCCTCCTCGCGCACCAGCGCCACCACGCCCTCCAGCGCCGGCTGGAAGCCCGCCCAGTCGTTCTTGGCGCGCAGGTCGCGCCACAGCTGCTCGCAACGCATGCGCGCGGTCGTCTGGCGTTCGACGAATTCGACCGGCAAGCAGGTCAGGTTGGTGTATTGCCGCCGCAGCTCCGAGACGGCGGCGCGTTGCTCTTCATCCAATGCCTCCTGTTCGGCCGCGGCGATCCAGTCGGCGATTTCCGGCGCCGTTGCCCTGGTGTGATACATGCCGGCCAGTGCCGACATCGCCTCGGCGCGCTTCTCGCCGCCGCCGACGGCCATGTGGGTGGCCTCGTCGGCGCCGAGGATGGCCAGCGCGTGCTCGAGCGCTTCGAGCTTGTGGCCGAGATCATCGAGTTTCTGAAAGGACATGGCGGCTTCCGTGATTGAGGACGGCGCGAAAAGATACCAGCGCAAAGGCGTTTGCAACCCTGCGGCTCTGTGCGGAGGACGCATCTTGCGCAGGGGCGGTCATGCGTGAAATGCTGCCGGCGACAATTGAGGGGGAGCAACATGATCGGCAACATCCTGGTCGGACTGGTGGCCTTGATCCATGTCTACATCGTCTATCTCGAGATGGTGTTGTGGGACACGCCGCGCGGCCGCAAGGTCTTCAATCTGACTGCCGAATTCGCCAGCGCCTCGAAGGTGCTGGCCGCCAATCAGGGGCTCTATAACGGGTTCCTCGCCGCCGGCCTGATCTGGGGACTTTACCTCGGTGCGGCCGGTTTCCAGGTCAAAATGTTCTTCCTGTTGTGCGTGGCGATTGCCGGCCTCTATGGCGCGGCAACGGTCGGCCGCAAGATCCTGTTCGTCCAGACCGTGCCGGCGGTGGTTGCCCTGATCGCGGTCTGGCTGGGCTGGTAAAAACGACGCCCGCAGGATTGGCTCCCGAAGGCGTCAGGCGGTCCCTTCCTCTTGGACCGTTTCGGGCGCTACGGCCTCAGCCGTTCGGATAGTTGCCGCCGTCGGAGCCATCGCCCATCAGGAAACCGCTGCCGGTATCGACCCTCAGCCGCTGGTCGACATTGTCGAGACGGCGCAGCAGGTCATGGTATTGCGCAGCCGGTATCCTGCCGTGATCGGACGCCGCTATCTTCTCGGCCGCCTGGCTGATGCGCGCGGTGCGCATTTCCAGACGCTCCGCCACGGCCGGCGTAATGTTGTTGGCCTGCCTCGCGTCCAGGATGCCCTGATGGACGCCTTCAACCTGTTGGATGAGACCTTCCACGCGCGGGCCGGTAAAATCGGTCGGATCGCTCGCGTCGAGAGCGCCCTTGTGATGGCCCGCGGCATAGGTGCCGGCAAGCGGAACGGCGATGAGGAACGCCGTGAGTGTTGCAGTTCTGAGCGAGGTCTTGGGAGTGAAAGAGCGCATCACGCGTCTCCTCTTGTAGAGGAAGGCGGCGGTCGTTCCGCCTGCCTTCTGGCCGTGGGCCGTCGGGTTCCGTCGTGTCGCGACGAGGGGGGATTCATCGCTGGCGGTTCTCGGCCCAGGCGGGAAGCTAGGACCGCCCTGCGACAATGTGTAATTAAAAAAGATAATGTTTTCAGGCCTTGTCGGCCCTGATCTGCGCCCTAGAGTTGAGCCGACGAACAAATTCGCGTGAGTTCGCGTGATGATGGATCAACGTTCGGTGAGCTTCAGTTCAATACGGCGGTTCTTGTTGCGCGCCTCTTCGGTGTCGGCGGGATCGAGCGGCTGGAACTCGCCGAAACCGGCGGCGACCAGGCGGTTGGCCGGTACGCCGTTCTCGATCAGGAATTTCACCACCGAGGTCGAGCGCGCCGTCGACAGCTCCCAATTGTCGCGGTAGCGGCCGGTGCCGGAAAGCGGCTTGTTGTCGGTATGGCCGTCGACGCGCAGCACCCAGTTGATCTCGGGCGGGATTTCCTTCTGCAGTTCGATGATGGCGTCGGCGAGCTTCTTCATCTCGACCTTGCCGGCATCGTTGATCACCTCGGAGCCGGTCGGAAACAGCACCTCGGACTGGAACACGAAGCGGTCGCCGACGATGCGGATGTTCTCGCGGTCGGCGAGGATTTCGCGCAAGCGGCCGAAGAAATCGGAGCGGTAGCGATTCAATTCCTGCACACGCTGCGCCAGCGCGACGTTCAGGCGGCGGCCGAGATCGGCGATCTTGGTGTTGGAATCGCGGTCGCGGGTTTCGGAGACGTTGAGCGCATCCTCGAGCGCGCCGATCTGCTTGCGCAGCGCCGCGATCTGCTGGTTGAGGATCTCGACCTGGCTCAGCGCCTGTTGGCTGATCTGGCGCTGGCTGTCGAGTTCGCCGCCGAGCGCCGCGGCGCGCTGGTTGGCGGCGTCGCCGGCGCCTGCACCTTGCGCCAGCAATTGTTCGAGCCGGCTCTTCTCCGCTTCGGCGGCCGACAGGGACGCCTGCAGATTGGCCAGCGAATCATCCTTGTCCTGCGCCGTCGAGCGCTCCAGCGCCAGAAGCTGGGTCAGTTCGTTGATCTGCGAGTTGAGGCGCGAGAGCGCCGTATCCTTGCCGGAGATTTCGCGGCCCAGCAGGAACTGCGCCAGCACGAAGACCGTGAGCAGGAACATGATCGCCAAAAGCAGCGTCGACAGCGCGTCGACGAAGCCCGGCCAATAGTCGATGCGGCGATCGGTGCGCCGGCC is part of the Mesorhizobium loti genome and encodes:
- a CDS encoding ATP-binding cassette domain-containing protein encodes the protein MAQISSADERRRSLKPLRRLFPYITQYRRLVIGAVISLVIAAATTLALPLAVRRMIDHGFSSASTTFIAEYFAALVAMAALLAAASAGRYYFVITLGERVVADIRRDVFAHVTTLSPSFFDTAQSGEIVSRLAADTTQVKSAVGATASVALRNVILGLGAVGMMVITSPKLSGLVIAAIPVIVLPLVAFGRSVRAKSRQAQDTLADATAYASEQIGAVRTLQAFTNEKLVTGHFSAAVEAAFEAARGSIFARSFLTFFAIFTIFSSVVAVLWFGSRDVLEGSISPGTLGQFLLYSVFAAGALGALSEVWGELAQAAGAAERLTEILAEKPAIQAPADPKPLPAVAKGAIVFDNVSFSYPARPDRAAVHGLSFQVMPGETVAIVGPSGAGKSTVFSLILRFYDPETGKILIDGVDVREADPVSVRERIAIVPQDVTIFAASARDNIGFGRPGASKAEIETAAKDALADEFILKLEKGYDSQVGERGVTLSGGQRQRVAIARAILRDAPILLLDEATSALDAESETLVQMALERLMQGRTTIVIAHRLATVLKADRILVMDGGSIVEEGTHQSLVAKGGIYARLAKLQFETGASAFRGAAE
- a CDS encoding carboxypeptidase M32, which produces MSFQKLDDLGHKLEALEHALAILGADEATHMAVGGGEKRAEAMSALAGMYHTRATAPEIADWIAAAEQEALDEEQRAAVSELRRQYTNLTCLPVEFVERQTTARMRCEQLWRDLRAKNDWAGFQPALEGVVALVREEAALRADVLGLAPYDALMEQYDPGNRTADITPVFTDLKAFLKSFVPEALAIQDARLRKRLLKPLSGTYAIDRQRELGLAMMAAVGFDLTHGSLSVSHHPFCGGVPSDVRITTRYKTSDFLSALMGVLHETGHALYEQNLPKAWSQWPLGKARGMAVHESQSLFVEKQLGRNPAFWRWALPVVEKHLGEAWSLDDILPHVHRVERGLIRVDADEVTYPLHVILRYELEQELVAGRLEVADLPEAWDAKMRDYLGLSTIDNPADGPMQDVHWPGAAFGYFPSYTLGAMMAAQQWAALTREHPAADEDLAKGNFEAINDWRRQKIWSQASRWSTPDLLERATGEKLNAAYFVNHLKQRYGKV
- a CDS encoding DUF1304 domain-containing protein is translated as MIGNILVGLVALIHVYIVYLEMVLWDTPRGRKVFNLTAEFASASKVLAANQGLYNGFLAAGLIWGLYLGAAGFQVKMFFLLCVAIAGLYGAATVGRKILFVQTVPAVVALIAVWLGW
- a CDS encoding peptidoglycan -binding protein, translating into MALARGRRTDRRIDYWPGFVDALSTLLLAIMFLLTVFVLAQFLLGREISGKDTALSRLNSQINELTQLLALERSTAQDKDDSLANLQASLSAAEAEKSRLEQLLAQGAGAGDAANQRAAALGGELDSQRQISQQALSQVEILNQQIAALRKQIGALEDALNVSETRDRDSNTKIADLGRRLNVALAQRVQELNRYRSDFFGRLREILADRENIRIVGDRFVFQSEVLFPTGSEVINDAGKVEMKKLADAIIELQKEIPPEINWVLRVDGHTDNKPLSGTGRYRDNWELSTARSTSVVKFLIENGVPANRLVAAGFGEFQPLDPADTEEARNKNRRIELKLTER